AAATGCAGTGAATGAAAATGCCATTAAACCTGTTAAAACCTTCTGCTCCACCTCTTATTCTCACGGCCATGCAGCTGTTACCATGATAGGCAAGACCTCTTATTCTTACGGTTCCGCTGCTGCTTCCAAGATCGCCAGCGCCATCAGAGTCAACGCTGTTGAAAAGGTGAGCCAACAATTACAGGACGAAGATGCCCAATCCAAAATGCGCCAATTTGCCTCCAACATTGCCACCAACGCTGCCGGATTCGTGTTCCGCGAGGCTCTTAAAACTTTACCtggtattttcttttgaaaattttattaacttaaaaataagtCGCATTTCAATTGTGTACAATTTTTCTTGGTGTTTGGTGgcatagataaaaaaattggtGAAAAAAAATTGCGTGTGTGATCTAGATGTATGGCGGTTTTGTTAGGTGGATGGCTATTGCTTGAGCTTGTGTCACAATCTATGCCTGAAAACAAGAAATCGcagaatcataaaaagaaagtagTGAATGCATTAAGATCTGAATCAGAGAATAATGAAGATAAAATGCATGAGCTGGATACAGAAGAAAACTTAGAATCTAACAAGCATGCAGCCTGTAAAACCCAAGCTCCATCAATCAGGAAACAAATTCTGCATTCCAAGATGTGAATGAACAACAAGTGGATCTAATCCGGGTCCGAGgcatgataattaattataatgttCTGAATGATAAGTTGGGTGTCTGATGGATAAACAATAGTGTGCGGAGATATGAAATATGATCATCATTATGATTGTAATTTGTACTTGAATTCGTTTGAAAGCTATCCTTGTGTTATAGTACTCTTGTCTTCCATATTATATGTGTTATTGATATGGAATTTTCCTCAAGTTTAGTGATGGATAATAGATTTATGTGCCGATCTTGGTCCTTTATCAGGTGGAGGACCAATTGTTGAGATTGTGTCACGCTCCTTGCctgataaaaagaatttgcagaatcataaaaaggaagaagcagaggcattaaaatctaaattggtcgatcatgaagaaaagataaaggaaTTGCAAGCTGTGATAcacaaaatgagaaaagaacaaagCAATTCTAAACAAGTGCTTAATCAGGCAGAGGTGCATGAGCTGGATGATGtggaattagaatttagaaaactcgAAGCCTATAAAAACCAAGCAGCAGCCGTCAGATTTCTTAGGACAATTCATCTGCATTCAGATGAGAATAAACAACCAGTGGATCAGTTGCGAACAATGTTAATGAAGGGGCTCATTAGTAATCATATCCTGCATGATATTAACAGCACCAAAAAATGCCACGAGTCGGATGCATGACCTAGAGACAATAGTTTATCTGTGATAATCATAGTTAATCATAATAGTGCTCATGCATGAATTTCTATGGAAGCTATTCTATGTTATTGGAAGGCTGTCTCTGCTCAGTATTAGTATGATGTTTCTGTAATGATATCTGCGTGTGTATTGGATTGTCTCTGTAGAGAAATTATGTGGAAGCAGTGCTTTCTCTTGTTAAGTAGTTCTACTAGTTTTTTTTTGCCTTGATTGCCAGAGGTTAAGGTACTGTTGGGATTTCATGTTACAACTACCGCATTAACATTGTTGTCATTTACTTATAATCATGCGGGAGGGAGAAGCAGGGAGTTTTCTGCGGTGCGCGAAAGTGTGATGGAGTTATTATTGCAGAGCTCATAATGAAGATTCATGAGTTTTTGGTTTGAACTTGTTTTTATAACATGATGGAGTTGATGCGTTTGCCGGGTTTTGCATAGTTACTAGTTAGATATCAAAGCATGCCTTCCATTCTGATTTCTGAAGTTATTTGGAGAAAACATGCATTCCATCTGTATATTCTCTACAAACATAACTTACTCTTTTGGCAACATTTGGTTCGACGCTAAAGAACTCTTGGCAATATCTTCGCCAAGGTCATAGTCTAATAGACCACAAGACACGAACTCCAACTGGTAGCTTTGAGTTCCAAAAGTGTATGGTAGATCATAGATGTACTTAGGATAAGTCTATTCATCACTGCAAGCGAGTGAATGATGCAATCACTTAAGAGACTAAATTTACTATTATatcctttattttgtttgtgtATGcataaagttttattattgAGATTTTGCAACCCATTGCATTTCGTCTATTGTCATTTATACTAATATATTGCAAAATCTATTATTAAGCCCCTGAActtttgtgttttattttattgagcccttaaaatttaatttgttttattgagCCCTTgcacttttacttttatttttggttttattaaggacttcatatatatatttcatggaatttttgtttattctatTGACCCTTTTTACTTTTGCTTTAATTAAGAATCATTAGATCCTCAATACAGCtagaaataaaagtaaaatggcccaatgaaataaaaacaaattaaaggattcaataaaacaaaattgaaaaattcaagGGCTTAGAAATGTATTTTGTCTTatactattaaatattaaactattaaattttgaaccaacaaacaaaattagatccaaatatagattataagttttataaaaatgagcGAAAATATATTTAGGATCCACATAAATTTCATTCATTTAATATGTTACAATTagtctaatattattttcttgtaataCTTTTTCACTTAGATatattttcacttttttcttaatttttcatgTAACGTTTTCAAtcccaattttctttttcatttattacCAAACCTAGCTTTAACTGAGTATAACTCTATTGATTACGGCTCAGACACTTTGAAgagtttaaataaatataaattataaattaaatttatttatcaataaactaaaattaaatatttttataattaattaaaaacatattcgataaactttataatttaattatgggTAACTAAGTTTGAATAGGTACTTTCgtatttattatgataaaaatacaaatattatctaggaaaatattcaataaaacCACCATGTGTAACGCTTCACACTTTAGAAAATGAGAGATATTTTTGTGTTATTATTAAGTAATTTGTTCCAAAAATTAGTTTAGGGGCTTATCTTTCCTTTGGACCAAACATTAGGGGCCAATTTGCACATTTGCCCAAAAATATATTGTCTCATTGCTAATACTTTTTCAGAATACACCatatctttcttaatttttcctataagtattaatataaaattgtttattgataaaattagtattcctttttaagtattttaacATCCTACTAAGCATCTTGTAGTCATTATaattatgagaacatatatattattttattttcaatcaaatattaaataaaattttaaaatatgtatgAATTCCATAACGCATTATTATATGCCACATCATTTATATAGGATTATGTTTAAGTGATggttaatattaaatatttgtaaaaatatataaaataaattatttcataagTTGATTTGGTACAAAAAGTGTTACAAGAATGAAACACAATAAGTCTTCTTGATACCAAAAGATATCTATATTCCTAAAATGTAaagcaattttaaaatatttcactCTCTTATTACCATTTAAAttcagtaaaaaaataattttgacatAATTTCgctttaaatatttgaaatatttcattaagtcaaattaattctaaaaatatagtttgatccaactcaaataaatttttgagttttgaagTTTTGAAGTTTTGAACCTTTAATAAACAACAacatttttaaaactaaattaatttaattatcctTTGAAGACATTATAACCACTagcataatataaaatattaacattgtaaaagaaattaaaaataaatatttttaaatttcatattaacgcattttatacaaaataagttcaaaattttatactataactttttttttttatttaattcttaagttGATATTATTTCCTGATATATGTTGCCCTAAAATTCAATATCATTCAAAAAATCTAGTAGACACATAAAAATggaaatttttaagatttataatTCATTGTCGtagagaaaatgaaatatgtCAGTAATTCTAAATTGCCATTGTGTATTCatacttataattttataccaTTGGCATTCTCAATAATCTCATActtgataaataaaatgtattaGTTTTCATAACTTATTTCTTGAGAGAAATTAGTTTCCATAACTTTTAAGTCATCCAacgtaaaataaattaaaaattttaaaaatatagttttaattAGGATTAAAAACCAATAGGTCCAGTACGGTTATCACTAAAGAACTAGTATCATACTTGTAACGGCCTTACGTGAACTGGGCCTAGTTATTCAATATGctaattttcaatatatattttttctagaCTGTGGAGTCTAACAACTCGAAGCTCTAACTGCTACTGCTACTGCTGCAATCCTGAGCCGACTTGTAAACATCCTGCATAACACTGGTAGAAAAAGATAGGAGTGAGTAAAATTCAGTCAGAgaataaacaaaaaacaaaggaGAACGGacaagaatttaaataaatttatataaaactatACTATGTTGAACACTTTTCTGCTTAAGAAAATATTCCTATTATTctgaatattaatatttgataaaaaatattttagctagacaaatgaaatttaataaaactatttaaatAAGGAATCAGtttaatatgtatatgaaTTTGCTATtgcttttactaatttaaattcaacTATCTGCATAATTGGATCCAATTCGAAAATATAgatactaatttaaattttgatattatactaagataaaataaaaataattaaaataaataattcagtAGAAACTAATATACACTCATAAATGTATCATACTGATCCCTGGAAAGTTTAGATGTTCAGACGTCTCACTTATGCAGATCTCAAAGTGCAAAAAATAGTCATACGCGCGTAGACAATAAATTCCCAAAAGGCACCACCTAGCATACACCCTAACAATGATATGTGTACTAAGCGT
The Ricinus communis isolate WT05 ecotype wild-type chromosome 1, ASM1957865v1, whole genome shotgun sequence DNA segment above includes these coding regions:
- the LOC8258232 gene encoding uncharacterized protein LOC8258232 isoform X2 produces the protein MGIRDYISSTANAVNENAIKPVKTFCSTSYSHGHAAVTMIGKTSYSYGSAAASKIASAIRVNAVEKVSQQLQDEDAQSKMRQFASNIATNAAGFVFREALKTLPGGWLLLELVSQSMPENKKSQNHKKKVVNALRSESENNEDKMHELDTEENLESNKHAACKTQAPSIRKQILHSKM
- the LOC8258232 gene encoding uncharacterized protein LOC8258232 isoform X1 — its product is MGIRDYISSTANAVNENAIKPVKTFCSTSYSHGHAAVTMIGKTSYSYGSAAASKIASAIRVNAVEKVSQQLQDEDAQSKMRQFASNIATNAAGFVFREALKTLPGGGPIVEIVSRSLPDKKNLQNHKKEEAEALKSKLVDHEEKIKELQAVIHKMRKEQSNSKQVLNQAEVHELDDVELEFRKLEAYKNQAAAVRFLRTIHLHSDENKQPVDQLRTMLMKGLISNHILHDINSTKKCHESDA